A region from the Palaemon carinicauda isolate YSFRI2023 chromosome 16, ASM3689809v2, whole genome shotgun sequence genome encodes:
- the LOC137655261 gene encoding uncharacterized protein: MNEWKAFFKELYGLESLTFRRPLKPSNAFGKPNLVIFSDGSTQAYGACAYVRWQVSDNKFESSLIMAKNKIAPVKQMSIPRLELCGALMAARMRELIVKEFSWEFESVYHIVDSTILRSQIQKESHGFNTFVAVRIAEIQIKTDSREWWWVDSIQNVADMTSKPCSPEKIGENSPWQNGRKFLTLPISKWPIKQDCEIELTDRVGVVMAVAKVSQNHVIHMVDVNRFSDYYKLLRVTCRVMNVFQCRSFKGMLREPTVQGIIKAELMWVREMQRDMTDWKVRFRRLGPSIKNGVIVVGQRISKWLKENWNREDYMLLPANHPVTRLYISHVHGVDHAGIETTLAKLQRKFWIPGARKIMKAIKNRCVTCRKLTKKLEDQCMGQMRIERMKPAPPFYYTAIALFGPLTIRDTVKKRTYGKAFGVIFNCLVTRAVHLDLAEGYSTDDFLTTFQRFIAIRGAPKVIYSDKGTQLISASKKIENIGGKEGVTWIFNMPSDAPWYNGASEALIKSVKRCLCISVGDSVLNFGELQTALFGIANLMNERPIGTKPGFSLELGGYLCPNGLLLGRSTCFCPMGCTILVVITKGD; this comes from the coding sequence ATGAACGAATGGAAAGCGTTTTTCAAAGAATTGTATGGACTGGAGTCATTAACTTTTAGAAGACCCTTAAAGCCATCTAATGCTTTTGGTAAGCCGAACCTAGTAATATTTTCTGATGGTAGCACGCAAGCATATGGGGCTTGTGCATATGTGAGGTGGCAAGTCAGTGATAATAAGTTTGAATCAAGTCTGATAATGGCGAAAAATAAGATTGCACCAGTGAAACAAATGTCTATTCCTCGTCTGGAATTATGTGGTGCTCTCATGGCTGCTAGGATGAGAGAACTCATAGTAAAGGAGTTTTCATGGGAGTTTGAGTCAGTCTATCACATAGTTGACTCAACAATTTTAAGATCACAAATTCAAAAGGAATCCCATGGATTCAACACATTTGTTGCTGTACGCATTGCAGAGATACAAATAAAAACTGATTCAAGGGAATGGTGGTGGGTTGATTCGATTCAAAATGTTGCCGATATGACCTCTAAACCGTGTAGTCCAGAAAAAATTGGTGAAAATTCTCCCTGGCAAAATGGACGAAAATTTCTAACATTACCAATTTCAAAATGGCCTATCAAACAAGATTGTGAAATTGAACTAACTGATAGAGTAGGTGTTGTCATGGCTGTTGCTAAAGTAAGTCAGAACCATGTTATACACATGGTTGATGTTAATAGATTTAGTGATTATTACAAACTACTAAGAGTTACATGCAGGGTAATGAATGTTTTCCAATGCAGATCCTTTAAGGGTATGCTGAGGGAACCAACAGTTCAAGGAATTATTAAAGCAGAACTAATGTGGGTTAGAGAGATGCAAAGGGACATGACTGATTGGAAAGTTAGGTTCAGAAGATTAGGACCTTCAATTAAGAATGGAGTTATAGTAGTAGGACAAAGAATTTCTAAGTGGCTAAAGGAAAATTGGAATAGAGAAGACTATATGTTGCTACCAGCAAATCATCCAGTTACTAGATTGTATATATCACATGTACATGGGGTTGACCATGCAGGCATAGAGACTACTTTggcaaaattacaaagaaaattctgGATTCCAGGGGCCAGAAAAATAATGAAGGCAATAAAAAATCGATGTGTGACATGTAGGAAGTTAACAAAGAAGTTAGAAGACCAATGCATGGGTCAAATGAGGATAGAAAGAATGAAACCTGCTCCACCTTTCTATTACACAGCTATAGCTTTGTTTGGACCCTTAACAATAAGAGACACGGTTAAAAAGAGAACTTATGGTAAAGCCTTTGGTGTTATATTTAATTGTTTAGTTACTAGAGCTGTTCACTTAGATTTGGCTGAAGGATACAGTACTGATGATTTTCTGACCACATTTCAAAGGTTTATTGCTATTAGAGGCGCTCCTAaagttatatattcagataagggaACTCAGTTGATATCAGCAagcaagaaaatagaaaacattgGAGGAAAGGAAGGGGTAACTTGGATCTTTAATATGCCTAGTGACGCACCTTGGTATAATGGGGCAAGTGAAGCCCTGATCAAATCTGTCAAAAGGTGTCTTTGTATTAGTGTGGGAGATTCTGTATTGAATTTTGGAGAGTTACAAACTGCTTTGTTTGGTATTGCTAATCTGATGAATGAAAGACCAATCGGAACAAAACCTGGATTTAGTTTAGAGTTGGGGGGATACCTCTGTCCCAATGGTCTGTTGCTTGGTCGGTCCACTTGCTTCTGTCCAATGGGATGTACGATATTAGTGGTGATCACAAAAGGAGATTAA